DNA from Elgaria multicarinata webbii isolate HBS135686 ecotype San Diego chromosome 8, rElgMul1.1.pri, whole genome shotgun sequence:
ACTTTATCCCTGTATTCTTTGACGGGCTACTTGGACCACCTTCATTATCACTACCTTCATTATCAGAAGCATGTGGTGTGTGCTTTGGTGAAGGTTCTGCTGCTTCAGATCCTTGCTCACTAACACGAACTTTTGGGACTTGACGAAGATTTAAAAATCGAGTGCTTGTATTGATGATGTGTCTTGTTAAACCTGTTGTTTTGTTTGCAGCTTTCAATTCGGAATCAACACGAGACGTTGCGGACTGAGTATCTTGGCTTTCTAATTTAAAAGAGCCTAGGACTCGTTCAAGACGTCTTGTGGCTCCTAAACAAAATGGCGCGTCAGTTAGACATTTTTCTTGACATTTTTTGTGGCAAACATATGCACAAACCACACACTGTGATGCTGCTTTTGTCCAAACTTTCTTTTTGCAATAGTCACACCAAGTTGGATTCTGAAACTGAGTGTCTTGAAAATTATGCTTGTTTTCAGTGTAAATAATTTGTCCAAAATAAGGATCCTCTTTTGGAAAAATGGGAGCTGATGCTTCTTCTGAAatatattctttttctttttccagcagAAAACTTGAGTCTTCTGGTTCAccctcttttaaatatttaaaatgtatagtaATATCACCATAACAAAACTTTTCATTGAAACCCTTGTGTGAGGTCAAAGTACGCAATGCAGTTCTACTTACAGTAGCTTTAGGTGCAGGAGGATTTAATCTAAATTGTCTAATGTATTCCATGGAGGATGTAACTATACAATCTAAAGCTATTTCTTCAAGTTTTATGCTTTCATATCCTAAGCAGAGTAGACCACCTAGTTTGAAAGGGTCTCTACACCAAATGGCAACATTTAGGTACTTATGTTCTTTTCCTACTTCAAATATGTAGGAAGAAGCCTTTGTCCTTGCCCATTTACCTAATCGATTATGGTAAGGAATTTCTGGTGATTCCCATGAATCATGGTTTTCTATAGTTGACCTAGAACTCTGTGAGGATTGTGAAAATTCTGAAGATTCCTTTGATATTTCTAATTTGCTTGCAACTGGTTTGTTTGTAGTTGTTTTAGGAACCTGTGAAGACTCTGAAGGTTCCTTTACCATTTCTATTTTGCTTGCAACTGGTTTGTTTATAAGTAGAAATGATTTAGAACTCTGTGAAGTATCTGAAGTTTCCTTTGCCTGTTCTAGTTTGTTTACAACTAGTTTGGATCCTGAAGGTTCTTCCCCCACATCACTATTTTTTGTTAGCTTTTCTGAACTTTTATCTCCATTACTTGCAGGAAGTGGCAGCCTGTCTAGTTTCTCAGAAGATAAGTCACCAGTTTCTAACTTATTTTGAACTTCGTTAGGAAGTGGGGACACTTTAAGCTGTGGCCTAGGTGGTACAGGGGGTTTAATTATAGTTGTCTGTGACTGTTTGATTGTTTGCTGAGTTGCATctagattttcagaatttttgggAACTACTTGTTTGGCTGCCTCTTTGAAAAGTGTCTTTGTAGATGACTGCTGACTTACTAAATTTAACCTGCGACTTTGTACTGGTGATAGATTTCCAGGCTGTTTAACAGTAAGTGACACTGATGTATGCTTGGGGCTTGTCGTTGAAGGATCATCTCTGAATTCATTTGATTTTAGTTCATTTGCCAAGTCTTCAAATTCTAAATCCAGTTCTTTGTTATCAGTGTCTGTTGCTGAACAAAGTATGTCATAATCTGGAAACAAGGAGTCTTCCAACTGTACAAGGCTAGAGCCAACAGGTCTCTCATAGTATAATATGACTCTCTCACCAGCTTGTCTGATGAGTTTTAGCACCTGTATTGTTGATGTAATTCTAACTCctgttaaaaaacaaatcaaaccaagaGTCAACAAAAATGAAAGAACATTATAAAAATGGATGAAAACAATGACAAACATCTAAACTCAGAGTGCTGCATGTGGGTACCTGGCAACAGATCTCTATGTCCCACATTCAGGGCTGCACATGCAGGTTACAACACTGAATTGAAAACTGCACGCACAGTGGTGAACATGACTGCTGGTGAGATCTGATAGCACTAATTACCTCTTGTAGGAGATGGGAGACTGAAT
Protein-coding regions in this window:
- the PDZD8 gene encoding PDZ domain-containing protein 8; amino-acid sequence: MLSVYGILLSALLGSCLTLLFQVLLFYRRKTEPPEGATPNPSTSAFAARVTPHTCLKEYFAGFVGAGQEAAAAAAPNQSPSKAEPNSKNSLLPPPLQENPSSFVECTEETLYWLNAICLFLFRELKDTSLLRHWVTKKIKVEFEELLQTKMTGKVLEGLSLRDVSFGNVVPLFKNIKILRPVTCSEEGCPEELDFEVDVEYSGGFHLAIDADLVFGKSAYLFAKISRVVGRLRLVFTRLPFTHWSFTFVDEPVIDLEVKSQFEGRPLPQLTSIIVSQFKKVIRRKHTLPHYKIRFKPFFPFQVVPPGEYVDRSLNVQDFSVTEGRLKVTLIECTRLLIFGSYEREVTIHCTFELSEKVWEEKQRTTIKTVELIKGNSPGVGLTLRQVQVKEGETGHVVVETVIPNSAAAAADLQRGDRLIAIGGVRITSTIQVLKLIRQAGERVILYYERPVGSSLVQLEDSLFPDYDILCSATDTDNKELDLEFEDLANELKSNEFRDDPSTTSPKHTSVSLTVKQPGNLSPVQSRRLNLVSQQSSTKTLFKEAAKQVVPKNSENLDATQQTIKQSQTTIIKPPVPPRPQLKVSPLPNEVQNKLETGDLSSEKLDRLPLPASNGDKSSEKLTKNSDVGEEPSGSKLVVNKLEQAKETSDTSQSSKSFLLINKPVASKIEMVKEPSESSQVPKTTTNKPVASKLEISKESSEFSQSSQSSRSTIENHDSWESPEIPYHNRLGKWARTKASSYIFEVGKEHKYLNVAIWCRDPFKLGGLLCLGYESIKLEEIALDCIVTSSMEYIRQFRLNPPAPKATVSRTALRTLTSHKGFNEKFCYGDITIHFKYLKEGEPEDSSFLLEKEKEYISEEASAPIFPKEDPYFGQIIYTENKHNFQDTQFQNPTWCDYCKKKVWTKAASQCVVCAYVCHKKCQEKCLTDAPFCLGATRRLERVLGSFKLESQDTQSATSRVDSELKAANKTTGLTRHIINTSTRFLNLRQVPKVRVSEQGSEAAEPSPKHTPHASDNEGSDNEGGPSSPSKNTGIKLARKEGGLDDSVFIAVKEIGRDLYRSLPTEERIQKLEVMLEKLQNEIDQELENNNSIIREKHETTDTKKKMLLNAALAKSGERLQALTLLMIHYKAGIEDIEALENTALDMESRKEDNYDDDNLTEEIDNEDENALVMAPVLERLLKEEERLETHDESVD